TCGCTCGATTCATTAGCTTTGAGCCACTCAAACCCCTGCGGTTCGCAATCATGCTGATGTAAGGTGGGTAATTCATTATAAAGCCAATTCAAATCTTTGATGAGGCGTTGTACCCCGGCATGCCAGTGAATTTCTAGCAGATCCCAATCAAGGCTGCGATCATGATGCCACTCTAGACCGTGCGCGAATTCGCTGCCCATAAACAATAGCTTTTTACCTGGATGCATCCACATGAAGCCAAAATAAGCACGCAAGCTGGCAAATTGTTGCCACGCATCGCCGGGCATTCGGCTAATCATTGAACCTTTACCATGCACAACTTCATCATGACTGAGAGGTAGAATAAAATTTTCGCTAAATGCATACAGCAAGCCAAAGGTCATATCATGATGATGATATTGTCGATGGATTGGTTCATGTTTCATATAGTCTAATGTGTCGTGCATCCACCCCATATTCCATTTAAACCCAAACCCTAGGCCGCCGAGCCAGGTCGGCTGTGATACGCCTGGCCAAGCTGTGGATTCTTCAGCAATCGTGATAGCCCCCGGGCACTCACCATATACTGCTTCATTCAATCTTTTAAGAAAGCTAACAGCCTCCAGGTTTTCATTGCCACCATATTCGTTGGGAATCCATTCGCTCTCTTCGCGGCTATAATCGAGGTATAACATGGAGGCGACTGCATCAACCCGCAGTCCGTCGATATGGTATTGCTTTAACCAGAACAGTGCATTGTTGAGCAGGAAATTAACGACCTCATTGCGACCATAGTTGTAAATTAACGTATTCCAGTCTTGGTGAAAACCCTGGCGCGGATCAGCATGTTCATACAAATGTGTACCATCAAATTGAGCCAACCCATGTTCGTCGGTCGGAAAATGACCAGGCACCCAATCAATAATGACACCTAAACCAGCTCTGTGACAGGCGTTAACGAAGTAACAGAAATCCTCTGGTGAACCAAAGCGGGAGGTCGGTGCATACAACCCGATAGGCTGGTAACCCCATGAACCGTCAAACGGATGTTCACTGACAGGAAGTAACTGTAAATGAGTAAACCCCATATTACGTACGTAGGGAATCAGTTCTTCAGCAAGTTCGTGGTAACTCAGATAGCGATTGTCAGGGCCACGTTGCCAAGAACCTAAATGGACTTCGTAAATACTGATGGGAGCGTGTCGGGACTGATTTTTTGCTCGCTTTCGCATCCAGTCATCATCCTGCCAGCGAAATGTATCAAGGCGATGTACAACAGCAGCGGTTTTAGGCGGTATTTCGCAGGCAAACGCAAAGGGGTCTGATTTTAATGGCAATAAATCGCCGTTGTTAGTTTTAAGCTCATACTTGTAGTGTAAGCCTTCTGCCAGCCCTGGAATAAATAGCTCCCAGATACCTGCTTCGATCCTTAGGCGCATAGGGTGACAGCGGCCATCCCATTGATTAAAGTCACCAACAACTGAAACCCTACTTGCATTAGGGGCCCAGACGGCAAAACTGACACCGGCAACACCTTCAAACTCGCATGGATGCGCTCCAAGTTTCTCCCATGCTTGTCTATGTGTACCTTCTGCGAGTAAGTGCAGATCAAGCTCACCCAAAAGCATGGGCAAGCAATAAGGATCTTCAATTTCGGCAACGCCATGTTCTGTCGTAATGCGCAAACGGTAAGGAAATTCATGTTCGCCAACTGTGCCAGCAAACCAGCCATCAGCACCTTGCGAAGGTAAATCAGCAACAATTTTGTTGTGTAATATGTCAACAACTTCGACGCGCTGTACTCTGGGCATAAAAGTGCGCACTACATACTCATTTGCCGCTTTATCAAAGTGCATACCACGTACAGCAAAGGGATCTATCTCCCAGTTTTTGTTTGTTTGCATATCAACTGCTCGCGCTGTCAATACATCATTGCCCACTGCTTTCATCCGTGTTATATCTTTAATAAACAGGTCATTTTACAGGATGCCATGGACTATCTGTTGATCTTCATTAGCACAGTATTAATTAACAATTTTGTGCTGACTAAATTCTTGGGGTTGTGCCCGTTTATGAGTGTTTCTACCAGCGTAGAAACTGCCCTGGGTATGGGGATGGCCACGACTTTTGTGTTGACTCTGTCAGCTGTTGTCAGCTATCTGCTAAATACCTGGCTCTTGATTCCATTAAATCTCGAATTTCTGC
This is a stretch of genomic DNA from Bacteroidota bacterium. It encodes these proteins:
- the glgB gene encoding 1,4-alpha-glucan branching protein GlgB gives rise to the protein MKAVGNDVLTARAVDMQTNKNWEIDPFAVRGMHFDKAANEYVVRTFMPRVQRVEVVDILHNKIVADLPSQGADGWFAGTVGEHEFPYRLRITTEHGVAEIEDPYCLPMLLGELDLHLLAEGTHRQAWEKLGAHPCEFEGVAGVSFAVWAPNASRVSVVGDFNQWDGRCHPMRLRIEAGIWELFIPGLAEGLHYKYELKTNNGDLLPLKSDPFAFACEIPPKTAAVVHRLDTFRWQDDDWMRKRAKNQSRHAPISIYEVHLGSWQRGPDNRYLSYHELAEELIPYVRNMGFTHLQLLPVSEHPFDGSWGYQPIGLYAPTSRFGSPEDFCYFVNACHRAGLGVIIDWVPGHFPTDEHGLAQFDGTHLYEHADPRQGFHQDWNTLIYNYGRNEVVNFLLNNALFWLKQYHIDGLRVDAVASMLYLDYSREESEWIPNEYGGNENLEAVSFLKRLNEAVYGECPGAITIAEESTAWPGVSQPTWLGGLGFGFKWNMGWMHDTLDYMKHEPIHRQYHHHDMTFGLLYAFSENFILPLSHDEVVHGKGSMISRMPGDAWQQFASLRAYFGFMWMHPGKKLLFMGSEFAHGLEWHHDRSLDWDLLEIHWHAGVQRLIKDLNWLYNELPTLHQHDCEPQGFEWLKANESSESAYAWMRHGQDNPPVIIVSHFTPIVRESYRVGVPALGFYHEKLNTDAEYYGGSNVGNQGGVPAEHVPCDGQPYSIAIVAAAAGVVGLDGGLVLRRHLVR
- a CDS encoding Rnf-Nqr domain containing protein is translated as MDYLLIFISTVLINNFVLTKFLGLCPFMSVSTSVETALGMGMATTFVLTLSAVVSYLLNTWLLIPLNLEFL